The segment GTGTCCTAACCTCTAACAAATACTCATAAATCTTCTCATATTGAGCCTTGTGAGCTCATTCAATTAATTCCAATGCCCTAAGTTTAGCCCTCCTACATTTGGTTAGTGAGACTATGCAACATAAATCTCTTTTGACATCTTATTGTAATGATTTCAGAGAATAATCAGGATCAGCAATGGAATTTTCTTTATAATGTTCACATATCAAAGCTGACATTGCATTCTTATTTTTATATACTTTAGAACAAGTATGGTTAGGGTTTGAACTCCTAATTTGCCAAGTCTGGTCAGTAGGGTCATTATGGTTTAGTCTAGAAGCCCATATGAACCAATGACATTTTTCACTGCAGACTGCATTTAACCTTTTTAAATCATTTTTgggaaacttaataaaataattgTTAAACCTACCATACTGTTTGGCAGCTTCTTTAGACTATCTTTAGACTTAAATAACATTCCAACCTTAAGTCTAGGATTACTCATATCATTCTCTAGGTTGAACTCAGGCCAATTTTGGCCATCTGAGTCAGATTCATGTGCACTATCTAACTTTCCAGAATCATCACTATCACACAATTCATCTACTCCTATACCATCCATGTTTAAACCATCTAAATTAACACCTATCCTATTAGACACATCACTTTCAGATGCATCACTACCAGACACATCACTACCAGACATGTCTTATTCATTCTCATTAAAATTGTCATCAATTAAACCTGCCAAACAAAGCACTCATCAATAAAGGCAGACGACAAAGGCAAACACTTTAATCATTTCTGTCAAAATAACCAATACAAAATACCTAATAATTTAATACAAACACAACCATTTCTGTCATGCACGTGGCAGACAACAACcgatacaaaaataatttaatacaaaCACAACCATTTTTGCAACATACAATATAGCAGTTTGGATAAAACAATGACAAATATATATAACAAACATCAGTTTGATAATGACATTCAAATTTTGATTTTGCCATATACAATATAACAGCTTGGATACAAAAAATTGCAGATATACACAATAAACATCAGTTTGATAATGACATCCATACAATTGCAGATACAAAAAATAAACATTAGTTTGATAATGGCATCCATACAATGGCAGATACAAATAATAAACATCATGCATATGGCATACAATACACATTATGTGTCATACAAATCGAAATCCAAAtcgaaatcaaaatcaaaatctaaaGCTAAATTGAGATCAAAAttgaaatcaaaatcaaaatcaaaatcaaaatcaatgagtatttcaaaattgaaatcaaaatcaaaatagaaattgaaatcaaaatcagaatcagaatcagaatcgaAATAACCTtaaataaccctaaatcaaaataacaacattaaaatccaaaaaaattaaaacaaaatgcaACAACTTACCTGTTAAAGTGGATGTAACGACACTGGTAACTTCTCTTTTATTGCCCATTGTCGCTAAGAGTAAAAAACACTGAATGAAATCTGGTTTCGTCTTCTTTTCTTCCCAAACAAAATAAACCAATCGTACCCTAAACCCTTATACCCTGTTAATTGATTTTTAACCTTAAAGCCTTATTAATCAATTCCCAAATTAGTTTCAACCCTAAAAAACCTCGAAATCACAATCAAAATTTCCGGAAACCAGTTTTCTTTTTTCCCCCCCAAATCCTCTTAATCCTAATCTGTTTCTAACCCTAAAATATTTAATCCAAAACCCTTCAAATTTTTTCCCTAAACCCGCCCCAAAGCAAACCCTTCAGCCGCTTCaccaacgtggcaagttaacttgccacatcagCTGCTTAACTTAACACGTCAGTGGTCCCGTTAACCCCCTAACGAAAACTGGTAATTAGTGACTATTTTGTCACTTTTTCATAACGTTAGTGactgttttgtaacttttcaaaagttgagtgactgaaatgaaacctaggtgactgTTTTGTTAGTTACCTCAAAGTTGGGCGACTGATGGTGTAATTTACtctaaaaataattatagttTTGATTGAGAtcacatacatatatttttaaaatttataaaaatataaaatatatcaatactcttaaaataatatttattattttttaaaataataatttttcggTAAATTCACGATTGAATCGAGAATTGATTGATAATTAATATCAGCTCAGTTAGATAAGAATTTGGGGTTATGAGTAAAATGTTAAATCCATATATTctgatttattattgaattatactCAACATCAATCTTAAGACGTTAACTCAATCCCGATCCCATTCCCACGTCGCATAGATCTCCCCGTACACCCGCCTGTAACCTTATCTCTCGCGTGCATGTTAAGCTATTTAATAATACTTTACTTTGACCCAACAAATAAAACCCTGTCTTAcaggaaattaaaaaaaattaaaaaatatatatatatttctcttTCTTCCTTGTGTTATGAAAGCGCGAGCCAAAGCGTGCACAAATGCATGCGCTCTCTTTAATAAAATCCCGACGCTGATGCTGATGCAacgttttatttttgttttttctttttcctaatattaaaaaaaaagaaagaaaattaaacttttataaaCTAATCCAACGCTGATAAACATATATTGTTTCttaatcatttatttaatttaaataaacattTGTAGGAACTTCAACTTCAACTAATTTTAAACAGTAAATACTTCATTTTTCACTAAttaaagttaatttaattaataaaaacgaTATTTTTTAATCCAAATTTAGATTAGCTTAGTggaatttcattttatttcgaGAGTGAACCACCATGATTTTTCCACGTGTCAACAGGAATCAAATCGTGAGGCAACGAGGGGAAGTGAGGTGGTATGCAAGCGGAGGAGCGTGAACATGTTGGGAAAAAGATAAAACGGCGTGggagacttttttttttttttaaagtctgCTGTTTCCTTACTGTACCAAAGATTTTGGTGTCGGATCGCAAGATTTTCttcccctttatttatttatttatttttcttcttcaaagtcttccaataaatataattttaattttctcGAGGTTAAACTGAAaacattaatttaaaaaaaatgttttacATTATTATTCGGCATGAAATGACCACATTGACCTTTCAATTTCAAtccaataatattattattattgaatctTCTTaccaatgaaattaaatttcaaacATTGTGGGCAGCGTGCGAGTGACCTATACTGAGTTTGGTTCATGTCTTGACTAACCAGGCTATGTTTAACCCTGAAATACttgattattaaataaataaaaacaataactgatccttttgtgaaatatgtATTATAATTACAATCACTTTCTTGATTGGACCTAACCTCAATTATAACCAAGTGTTGAAGCAACTTGATTGGGGTACCCACTAATAATGTGACTTAAACTACCCAAAAAAgaggggaaaagaaaagaaaaaatcaaaactaaaaatCCAAACTTATATCTACCCAAAAAGCATCAGTCATGTTATTCACTATGATTCTTACGTTGGAATGAGGAATTATTAATCTCGATTTCTTTGTTAGTTTTTAAGTTTAGTAACTCATTATCATAATTACTTTACTGTTAATTTTGACCTTAATTATTACGGTAATATTAACTTCAACCCCCCTGACCTTGAGGGAGGCATGCatagagagaaaagaaaatgatttaTGGAATTGCTAATTGGCCTGCTAAGTAATGAGATTAAATAAACTCATAAAGATCTCTTTAATAAGTGTTATAATTGCTTAAGAGGCCTTTGCTTAATTATTGCAGTGTTGACATTGGCTTTTAGACACATTCTGACttactttaaatatatatatcccTCTAAACAAAAGCTATAATCTCAAATCTGAAGTTTACCTCGAGTTTTGTTAAAACAATATATTATTATTCATATTTCATGAACAAATTCTTTTGTTTTTTATCCAATAAATTTCCATTAATCATATTGGGTAGTGACAATTGAAGATTAGCATGTTTAATGGCAAGTTGCAAAGGCATTGGGGGTTTGCTTTACGCTTTTCAAAGCGTGGGGTGTTGTGTGTTTGTTGGAGAATCCACAACCAAAATGGTTCCATGCTCTTTCTATCCCCACCACCAatatttaaataccatattgCCCCTTAGAACAAGTTTTAGTGGCATGAAACATGGAATTTTGTTTAAGTTTTTTGCTAATTATTCCACACCGCATATGACTTTCTAATAAATCCCCTCTCCCATTATTATACTAATCCTTACAACTACCAAcacaatattataaaaaattaaatggaaTTTTGACTTTAGAATTAATTTTTCATGTTTGGAGTTTTTCAAGCATTGGGGTAGTCTATAATTTTGTATTAGCATTTAGCTAGCTAGCTAGGGTTTCAACTCACCATATCCATGAAAAATGGTCGGTCCACTAGTAAGTCAATATATGTATATGCAGTGGAATTTTATGTGATGGTGCCTTGCACGATATGTAAATTTTTATTTACTTCGTGGGAAAGATAAAATGACATATGCATTTTTATTTTGTATCAAAAAGAaaaggataaaaaaaaaaaggtagggGAGAAATTCGGTTAAGTGGTTAGTCCACAACAACCACAATTATGCCATCTCTCGAGGCATTATTTGATAATTGATATTTGGTACTATTTTAtttggaattaaaaaaaaaaaggttgtaaAAAGTTTCAATATTATGGCAACAATGATGAGATTAAGCTTATTTTCATTTGATGATGTCTCCATTTATCTATTTGTattcaaaatatcatttttaatggaaaatattttaaaaaagttagtgtacaattatttattatttatagatGTAATTGGATAAAATTAGCATTTCCGCAAAATGAAGGGATTGGACCCAGAACCCGAACCGGTAATGTCATAACCACCCGAGAGGGGCCCGAACACCAAACACCCACCGCACGGACTCTAACTGTGCTTCATCATTTCTTCACTTAATTCATGTCAAaacctttaattttaaaatttaattatttctttaaCTTTAATTAATTTCCTCACTTTTTTATGTGCACCAAGGACATTTTCGTcattttattttccctatttaATATATCCAGTAATATGTTAGGATCCGTGCATTCCATAAATCTCAACCCTTTGACTGTAATCCTCATTTTTCTCTCTctggaaaagaaataaaaatttccAGTTTCAGATTGCATAAGTCTCTCTTTCTCTATTTGTAGCTAAGGATTGGAGCAACCTGGAGTTTTTTCTCCCCCTGTTAATCGTTAGCTTCTTTGATGCTTTTGGTTTTCACattattttttttgtaataaaGCTTCAATTTTGTTGCTAGGAGTTTTAGCTCATTATGTTTAGTGGTAGTTCCTCTTTGCAGGGTTCTTGAATTggttgtgtgtgtgtgtgtgtgtgtgtgtttttctGGGGGGGAGCGTTAATAAAGGGAAGTGAACGGTGGCTATTTGCAGTGAAGAAGGAACAGCATGCGTTGGTGGTTGAGTCGTTCTATTGATGTTTTTCggaaagttatttctttgaactTGTATTGTAGAGTGATTCTGTAATTCCAAAACCTAGCGTCTTCAAGAtccatcccttttttttttcttgtttcttAGTTAGTGTTATATCATCCATGGGATCTACTTTTTTCATCGTTGTTCCATGTTATGTCCGCCAGATTAGCTGAACACCTTCAATCACGTTGCTCAAAATTTGTAATCCCAGAAAATTATCATTTCTTAGTAGTGGTAGTTGTTGAATTTTAGTTAATCTAGATTCTGGATCTTGGGGTTTTGAATACGTTTTCCTACCTGGAAGATCCTCTCTTTTGGCGCCATATTGAAGGGGTGTTGGGAAGTAGTTATGGTGTGCCAAGCAGCGACCCAAACAAGATTCCGGGCATTGAAGTACGAAAATGGTATTGCAGGGAGTGCCACCATTGTAGTTAGAGTCATAGCATGCTTTCAACCTCTTCAGGATTGCCAGGTTCATTTTTCTTCCTTATTTTTAATTGATGAAAGAATTAGATACCCGTTTTGTTTGGTGATGTTTTTACACTTCATTggttcatattttcttttatttatcatGAGAGATTCCttgttcttttattattattttttgttattgATGTTTGGTAAGAAAGTTTATGTCCAAACTCCTTACtgaatttcctttttatttttttccaggcTGAATATTTCCGTCATTTGCTTAAGCCCGTTACGTAGGTTGCCTTTTACGTTTTCGCGTTCAAGTTAAGCTGgaatttttagttttcatttttcgccttgttcttttttttttttttgagagaaACTGCAAGTAGACTGCCATTTTCACTGCTACAGCATAAACTTCTGGTATGTGGTTATATCTCTGCTATTTGGTGTTATGAATATCTGCTTATTATTCTTTGGAATACCTTTTTCAAGTTTTATGGTGTTTTTATGCAGGTGATTGTTCTTGTTGAATGGGAGAAGGCTGTGGATCTTGGTTTCCTCAGCAGCAATTTCATTGGCAATCACCCAACTTGAATTCTTTGGCTGCTTCCAGTCCGTTGGGACTGCAAAGTACTAATCCTAGATTCATGAACTTGGGTACTGATATGGTCTCTGTTACTGGGACTTCGCAGTTTTATGCAAATCCAGAATTATCTCACTTTGGGGTTAGCCAACGAAATGAACCTCGTGGCTGGTTTTACTGTTTGCCCTGTTTCAGACAGGTCTTTGCACCTGCTTCAAACTCTTTGTTGAAAGAGCAACACCTGGCTGACCGATATGAGAATCTTAAGGAAAGTGGTACCTCCAAGGCAGGGACGGGGGCTGCTGAGAAGAGATTCCTTGTTTTTGATCAATCTGGTGATCAAACTACCCTGATTTTCAGTTCTGCTATTGGGACTCCTACCAAGTGCCTGTCTTCTTGGGGTCCAAAATCTCCTGCTGCTGGTAACTTTAATGGGGATGTTCCCATGGCTAAAGCAACAAGGAATCTTCACTCTGGACCGATATCTACAGATGTGCCTTATCACAAAGGGACTGATGTGCAAAGTGAAATGCACGAGGACACTGAGGAACTCAATGCGTTGCTTTATTCGGATGATGATAGTGAGTATTCCGAGGATGAAGAAGTTACAAGCACTGGTCATTCCCCTAGTACAATGACTGCTCAGGATGAGCAATTTGAGGGAGGTAGTGAAGAGGTTGATAGCTCTACAAGGCTAATTAAAAAGCGAAAACTGCTTGATGGCAGTTATGGTTGTTTGCCCTTGCTTATGGATACTGCTAATTTGGGGAATTTTAACAGATATTCTGAATACGAGGATGATGCAGATTCAAGCTGTGCCAAAGGCCAAAATCCTGGATCAGGTGATACAGATTCGTCTTCAAGCAACAAGAGAATGAGAAAGGATAAAATCCGAGAGACGGTTACTGTTTTGCGAAGCATAATCCCAGGCGGAGAGGGAAAGGATGCAGTTGCGGTTCTTGACGAAGCTATCAACTACCTGAAATCCCTGAAACTTAAAGCCAAAACCTTGGGACTTAATACTCTATGAGCTGCAGCCTGCAACTGTTCTCACAAGTAGTATTAGTTGTTATTTCTGTCATTGTTAGTGGAGCTGTGTTAAATAAGTGAAGTATACACAATCTTGCATGGAGTTTTCATATATAATTTGGAGCCCTTCCAAAAATAGAAGAGCGTAGACAAAGAACATGAATCCTTCCCAATGATATTAGTTGGAATCCAGTAGCATAAGGGGTCGAAATCTCATCTCTATTTCCTAAAGGAAGCAAAGGATACATGAGTGTATAGTATGTCCCAATAAAGGAAGGTGAACCATCATTAGTCAACATCTTGGGTTGTAGAGAAAGTGAAACTCACAGCTAGGCATGAGGGATGATGGGTTGGATGTGTGAATGAGAAGACTGGTTATTCCAAGAGGGACGCGGCCTCATAAAAAAGGGGGTCTAAGCGCACGCCCATTTGGTGTTTTGGGACCCCCAATCCTTCAGTTTCTTCTCCCTTTTTGTATTTCTTGTCAAGTGTTTTTTCACCTTTGATGCAGGAAATTGCACGAGCAAGGAGGCTTCTCCTATTTCATCATATGCTAATGCCACAGTTCAACCGGAAGGGCCCCCCTCCTTTCCCATATCACACCATCTGATGTATTATTCCTTTGCCATCATGGGACTCTTGTTTTTTGTTGTTAAACTCGTGATTCTGCAGTGCTTTTAATGGGGGCTAGCaagttatatatatgtattatgatgatgatgatgtgaGCAGCCATGGTTGGCATGGAACTTGATGTAATGTTATGTTTGGTTTGGTGTAATGTAATGTAATGTTTTGTCATCTAGCCAATGCGTTTACTATCTCTTGCATGCATTCATGTATGAGAAAGCGATGTGCTGTGCCCTGAACTCACTATCTGAAACGGTGCAAAGTagtttcttttttccattttaatGGCGTCTGATGGTTTAGGTGATGCATGGGACCACTAAAGCTGCAGCCTGGCCTGCTTTATTTTTTAACATTAGGGTCTAAGTGGCATGGACCTTCCAGTTTACTATTTTGTCtcgtgtatatatattttttcttaaaatgaaaattaattaGTCACATTACTTCTTGAGTGTTATAAGTaagtttattaaaaataaaataaatttcggATCCGaattttaaggataaataaaataatatcgaTAGCTTTGTTTCATTATAGAGGGGAAATGGTTAAACCATATCCTCATTCAATGATTCAACAATTTGACTGGAAAAATAACCCATTTAATGAAATGGGTACTTCTCTATTTCATTCCTTATTGTAATACCAATTTTTTCGTGATACCTAGTCACTGCATGCGGCATTGaatattaatttctttttctatattTACCCtttaagatatttatatgatcaaataaataatataatattaaataaaatttcaaatataactgtataaataataaaatataatttcataattttagtaATAAACATTGTATTACTTAAATATAGAAGTTGGGTCTGTGACCCGatttcaaatattaaaattaaaattaaactttaaattatttaaattaaattcgaGTTGAAAATTCGATTGTTTCCAATCGCAACCCAAATTGGGTGGACCCTACTACATTGCGTGAGTCGCTCGATCCTGAATAAGTTtacttataaataaaaaatgtttttgttcattttattaatttaataatatatatttttatgaaaagGTAAAACCATCAATTTCAATCTATTATTTGTTTCATTTCTACCACGTATCTATTGTGTTTTATCCCATTTGGTTGAATTTGAGAGTTATAGAATTTATGTGAATAGAAAATAATATCTTATTAGTGAGGTGATGAGACACTATTATTGATTTGAAAAAACATGGCGCGTGCATGAAACTGGAGTTTCACCCAAAAGAGGTTGGCCCCTCATGTTATGTCATATCACCACCCCTTCTTCTTtcttcaaccaatccaaaccattCAATTATGCTTTCATCAATTTgattcaatatataattcaaaaaCTATCTTCAGAAAATCAATAATGCCGGAAGTTTCTACGGGCTTTCTATAGATTGGACCTTCCTTACTGGGCTACTTTGCCCATTTAGTACCTACTCTCCTCCTCCCTTCTCTTAAACAATGCTCCTCATCACAACCCAACACCGTCTTTTTTTCTCCGAAATTTTTAGAATCTCTGCACAGTACGCACAGAGATGCAAAGGAAGGGAAGAAACGCATTTGTTTATTTGCTTGCTTTTATGCTTTAATGTCTCCAAACGCATTGCGTTGTCGTAattaaaaccaaaaacaaaaaaaaaaaaaggcccgTCTTAGCTTCAAAAGGACCATGGGAATTGTTTTCCGCATATGTTCATCGCTGATTACCAGCTTCGCTACCGATCAAAGCTAGGGTTTTCTAATATCTTTccagttttctttgtttttcgaTATTAAAACTGGATGGAGCAGTGGCCGTTCCACGACGGCAACGTGCACAATCTACTCGAGAACAGGCGCATCGACATTGGCCACGTATTTTCCTCTCATTCTTCACAACAATTTGGTGTTCCCGTTTGCAGTTCTGAGGATTTGCGGAATTAATATAATTTCTCTTTAGTTAATCTGATGTGTAATTGAGAATTTGAGTAAATGCTACTGTGTTACCGGATTTTAATCCATACGTGcttattattgaaattttgatcaAGAATCGAAGTGCTGgagcctaatttttttttttttgttctgttCAGTTTCCCCTGAATCTTGCTGATAGTTTAACTCTGACTATTTTCTACCTTTATTAGTTTCTTTGTAGTCAATTACTATcaatctttttctttcctttttttgacTTACAATGGTGACTGTGCTTTATCTAACAGATTCCTTTTTGGTGTTTATGTAGGATGTTGGTCGTAGTTTGCAGATGCATTCGTCTCTGATTCGTAGGCTTTCAATGGAACAAGAATTGGAGGTTGTTTCAATTTTTGCATGTTTGATATTTGCATTTAGAAAGATGTTATAATTGACATGCATATCTTCTATTAGCAATTACAGTGGTAGTATTTCAGACTCTTTAAcactttatttatatatatgcacTTTTTTCTCATGATGCATCATACATTATAGTAGTGGCATTTTATGGCAGTTGATTGAATGTATGCATTTTCTGTCTTCCTAGATTACATTGCAGTTATGCGTTGACTACTGTGCTAAATTAAATGCTGTCTGGATAATTTTCTAGTTGCCCGTTGATTTGCCACTTTTAATTTCGAGGCTTCAATGGGACAATGTTTTGTTACACTTACAGTTTTTTCTTTTCCAGTCCTTGTAAAATCATCTTACTATGTTCTTTGTTTGACAGGGACATCAGGGCTGTGTAAATGCTGTGGCTTGGAATTCAAATGGTTCACTTTTGATTTCTGGTTCTGATGATGCACTGGTATGAGACATCTTTTTTTGTCTACGAGTGTAATAGGTAGCATGAAAGTGGCCAAAGTTTaataatgtgaattttggctgaaCTATGTTATCAGGGGTTTTGTATTTATATGGTGTTGATTGTTTCTAAGTTTGCCTCATTTACATTTTagtttggaaaatgtgaaatattgagTCTTCTAGTAATCCTTCTGAATCAGGATTACTGGGTTGTGTATCTGTGTTTAATGATGCCTGTAAATAATTTATGCAGTTTctgaaaggttttgaaatagttttttAGAAGATATAAAAACTTGTCTTTTCACCTAAGGAATGTTTTTTGTGCTTTCTAGTATGGCATATAAGTTTGATTAAAAGGTGAAACAAATTTTTGGTTTATGGGCCTCTAGTTCTTTAAAGTTTTTGGCATCTATAATCTGTTGAAAATGGTGTGCCAAGAATGGTGTTTGTGGGTGTTGGTTTTATGGAAGTATTTCAAATTTATTGATGAATTACTTTTTGCAGATAAATATTTGGAGCTACTCTGGTCGAAAGCTTTTGCATTCTATAGAGACTGGTCATTCTGCTAACATATTCTGTACAAAATTCATTCCTGAAACTTCTGATGAGCTTGTAGCCTCTGGAGCTGGAGATGCAGAGGTAAATCTTTTTGTCATATTGGTAAACAAGGTTCTTATGGTGGATCCTTATCGCGTTGCTATTAGTTATAATTAGTAACTTGGACGGCTAATATTTTTGCAGGTTCGATTATTTAACTTGTCCCGCTTAAATGGCCGAGGTTTCAATGATGGTGCTATTACTCCATCAGCACTCTATCAGTGTCACACAAGAAGAGTTAAAAAATTGGCGGTAAGATTTATTGCATAAATGACTGATAAATGAAGTAACAATAACTGCAAACAAACATGGGAAATTGGTAGCATTTTCAACTTTTATTGTTGATTTACATGGTGAAATGAATGTTTATCTGATTGCTCCAGTTAGTCACTTTTTGTACTTGTTTGCCAATTCAGGTTGAAGTTGGAAACCCCAATATGGTATGGAGTGCAAGTGAGGATGGAACTCTGAGACAGCATGACTTTCGAGAGGGCACTTCTTGTCCTCCAGCTGGATCTTCTCACCAAGAATGTCGCAATGTTCTAGTGAGACTCACATTCACCATGAAGGGCTTTTTTTTCATTTACTTTTATGTTCTAGATACCTCTAGAGAACTTTGTTGCTATAGTACTACCTAGCAATTTGGTGTGTTGATTGTAAATATGAAGCTATCCATGAAATGCTCATTAGGGGGTTTCAATTTGTTGTCTTCACCAGGTTATAATTGTTAGTGTAATTGTAATATTTCAGTTTTATTCTCTGTAGATCCTATGCAACACTGAAGTCTTTTCTTTGATTTGGAAAAGTACATCTGTTCCTCCTGGTTTTTTGCCGATCAGgataattgatagaaattcaatttTTTCCTTGTTGGAATTGAAAACGAACAACCATTCAATGGACCTTTTTAAATGTCTGAAGTTACTGGTTTGATATGGTTTCAATTACATAGCTCATCATTGTACATTCAACTTTACTTTAGAGTTTAAACAGCATGAGAGGACTTTAACCAGGGAAGAGAAAGACATCCCTTGATTCTTGGATTAATGGATTATCATCTCAAGGTCATTTGATTACTCGTGTAGCTTGAAAATTTTCAGTATTGTTTGCCAATCTGTCTTCAGTTGTTATCTGAAGTTTGACATTGTACAATTGTCACAGCAAGTCAGATTAACAAATAGATAACATCCATTTTCTGAGTTCCTCTTTAAATGTCTGTATCTCTATAGAATTGTAAATCATTTAAATTTTCCTTCTTTTCTTGGCAGCTTGACTTACGTTATGGGGCAAAGAGGTCACTAGCTGATCCTCCTAGACTTACTCTGGCCTTGAAATCGTGTGATATCAGTTCTACTAGACCTCATTTACTCCTTGTTGGTGGGAAGTATGTAGTTGATCTTTTCTTCCTTTATTATTCATTATTTGCCTATTTTGTTCTCTGCTAATCTTGTATTTGAATGTTTGCAGTGATGCATTTGCTCGGCTATATGATAGAAGGATGCTGCCACCATTGACCTCCTGCCGGAAAAGAATGTTACCACCTACTTGTGTTAATTATTTCTGCCCAATGCATCTCTCTGACCGTGTTAGTTTTGAAATTCTTTGTTAGTTCTTACTCTTGTTGACTTCTTTCTTAGAAATATCTCTGGTAAATTTTATGATTTCTTCTCATCAGGA is part of the Gossypium arboreum isolate Shixiya-1 chromosome 5, ASM2569848v2, whole genome shotgun sequence genome and harbors:
- the LOC108453348 gene encoding transcription factor bHLH145-like, translating into MGEGCGSWFPQQQFHWQSPNLNSLAASSPLGLQSTNPRFMNLGTDMVSVTGTSQFYANPELSHFGVSQRNEPRGWFYCLPCFRQVFAPASNSLLKEQHLADRYENLKESGTSKAGTGAAEKRFLVFDQSGDQTTLIFSSAIGTPTKCLSSWGPKSPAAGNFNGDVPMAKATRNLHSGPISTDVPYHKGTDVQSEMHEDTEELNALLYSDDDSEYSEDEEVTSTGHSPSTMTAQDEQFEGGSEEVDSSTRLIKKRKLLDGSYGCLPLLMDTANLGNFNRYSEYEDDADSSCAKGQNPGSGDTDSSSSNKRMRKDKIRETVTVLRSIIPGGEGKDAVAVLDEAINYLKSLKLKAKTLGLNTL